The following are from one region of the Corylus avellana chromosome ca1, CavTom2PMs-1.0 genome:
- the LOC132188621 gene encoding F-box/LRR-repeat protein At3g62440-like isoform X1 translates to MIMEKLLKLEASSSLSQSKGRFVENSDKISNLPTHIAHHILSFLMMEDIAQLSIVSKLWQALCISIPSLTVDDMRYRGKDYKLIHFKNFLDRLMLRRNGMKMVQFCVRWTFLEWHFDEYRFLTWLHNAVRCNVEVLYLDLCIFLPGALKMPLCVLHCESLRFLAMSLHGGVLQLPSSSGFTKLQSLSLTRVRVLDELFVERVLSSCNSLDKLCLDAVNGINDINIRSSSLKYLEIKSYEHDDLFHLNVFGELLEELIIHWKFTPSGGRSLEMATPLLKCFTWGGFAPDNCLFGNLNCLRYCALSLEQLSSSWPPYLEFSHILEPIEELVIHAQCLKALFKSDMLQIPLKHLHTLRLNLSSSDSVDGDVYKAIVLLTKGVANVLGLFIDVKPSPRKRCVRVPVSLSSSFIEVLNKQSRRPK, encoded by the exons ATGATCATGGAAAAGCTGCTTAAACTAGAGGCATCTTCTTCTCTGTCTCAATCTAAAGGAAGATTTGTAGAGAATAGCGACAAAATCAGCAATCTTCCGACCCATATTGCTCATCACATCCTTTCATTTCTTATGATGGAAGATATTGCACAATTGAGTATTGTGTCAAAGTTGTGGCAAGCATTATGCATATCTATTCCGTCCTTGACTGTTGACGACATGCGATATCGAGGCAAGGATTATAAACTAATTCACTTCAAGAATTTTCTTGATAGGCTGATGCTTCGACGCAATGGAATGAAGATGGTGCAATTTTGCGTTCGGTGGACTTTTCTTGAATGGCATTTTGATGAATATCGTTTTTTGACATGGTTGCATAATGCAGTAAGGTGTAATGTTGAAGTGCTTTATCTTGACCTTTGTATATTTCTTCCAGGAGCTTTAAAAATGCCACTTTGTGTTTTGCATTGCGAATCGTTGAGGTTTCTAGCAATGAGTTTGCATGGAGGGGTTCTCCAACTACCGTCCTCAAGTGGGTTCACGAAGCTTCAATCGTTATCGCTAACACGTGTTCGAGTTCTTGACGAGCTTTTTGTGGAACGGGTCTTGTCTTCCTGCAATTCCCTTGATAAGTTATGCCTTGATGCCGTTAATGGGATTAATGACATTAACATCCGGTCCTCGTCTCTAAAATATCTAGAAATTAAGAGTTATGAACATGATGACCTCTTCCATCTTAATGTCTTTGGGGAGCTACTTGAGGAGTTGATAATACATTGGAAATTTACTCCTTCTGGTGGCAGATCACTAGAAATGGCTACTCCCCTTCTAAAATGTTTTACATGGGGCGGATTTGCTCCAGATAACTGTCTTTTTGGGAACTTAAATTGTTTACGTTATTGTGCATTAAGTCTTGAACAGCTTTCTAGCTCATGGCCCCCGTACTTGGAGTTTTCCCACATTTTAGAACCGATCGAAGAACTAGTTATACATGCACAGTGTCTTAAG GCATTATTTAAGTCAGACATGCTGCAGATACCTTTGAAGCATTTACATACTTTGCGTTTAAACCTTAGCTCTTCAGATAGTGTGGATGGCGATGTATATAAAGCAATTGTCTTACTTACAAAAGGAGTGGCTAATGTACTAGGCTTGTTCATAGATGTGAAGCCTAGTCCAAGGAAAAG GTGTGTAAGAGTGCCAGTCAGTCTCTCAAGCAGCTTTATCGAG GTTTTGAACAAGCAATCTAGGAGGCCGAAATGA
- the LOC132188621 gene encoding uncharacterized protein LOC132188621 isoform X2, whose protein sequence is MIMEKLLKLEASSSLSQSKGRFVENSDKISNLPTHIAHHILSFLMMEDIAQLSIVSKLWQALCISIPSLTVDDMRYRGALKMPLCVLHCESLRFLAMSLHGGVLQLPSSSGFTKLQSLSLTRVRVLDELFVERVLSSCNSLDKLCLDAVNGINDINIRSSSLKYLEIKSYEHDDLFHLNVFGELLEELIIHWKFTPSGGRSLEMATPLLKCFTWGGFAPDNCLFGNLNCLRYCALSLEQLSSSWPPYLEFSHILEPIEELVIHAQCLKALFKSDMLQIPLKHLHTLRLNLSSSDSVDGDVYKAIVLLTKGVANVLGLFIDVKPSPRKRCVRVPVSLSSSFIEVLNKQSRRPK, encoded by the exons ATGATCATGGAAAAGCTGCTTAAACTAGAGGCATCTTCTTCTCTGTCTCAATCTAAAGGAAGATTTGTAGAGAATAGCGACAAAATCAGCAATCTTCCGACCCATATTGCTCATCACATCCTTTCATTTCTTATGATGGAAGATATTGCACAATTGAGTATTGTGTCAAAGTTGTGGCAAGCATTATGCATATCTATTCCGTCCTTGACTGTTGACGACATGCGATATCGAG GAGCTTTAAAAATGCCACTTTGTGTTTTGCATTGCGAATCGTTGAGGTTTCTAGCAATGAGTTTGCATGGAGGGGTTCTCCAACTACCGTCCTCAAGTGGGTTCACGAAGCTTCAATCGTTATCGCTAACACGTGTTCGAGTTCTTGACGAGCTTTTTGTGGAACGGGTCTTGTCTTCCTGCAATTCCCTTGATAAGTTATGCCTTGATGCCGTTAATGGGATTAATGACATTAACATCCGGTCCTCGTCTCTAAAATATCTAGAAATTAAGAGTTATGAACATGATGACCTCTTCCATCTTAATGTCTTTGGGGAGCTACTTGAGGAGTTGATAATACATTGGAAATTTACTCCTTCTGGTGGCAGATCACTAGAAATGGCTACTCCCCTTCTAAAATGTTTTACATGGGGCGGATTTGCTCCAGATAACTGTCTTTTTGGGAACTTAAATTGTTTACGTTATTGTGCATTAAGTCTTGAACAGCTTTCTAGCTCATGGCCCCCGTACTTGGAGTTTTCCCACATTTTAGAACCGATCGAAGAACTAGTTATACATGCACAGTGTCTTAAG GCATTATTTAAGTCAGACATGCTGCAGATACCTTTGAAGCATTTACATACTTTGCGTTTAAACCTTAGCTCTTCAGATAGTGTGGATGGCGATGTATATAAAGCAATTGTCTTACTTACAAAAGGAGTGGCTAATGTACTAGGCTTGTTCATAGATGTGAAGCCTAGTCCAAGGAAAAG GTGTGTAAGAGTGCCAGTCAGTCTCTCAAGCAGCTTTATCGAG GTTTTGAACAAGCAATCTAGGAGGCCGAAATGA